The Colias croceus chromosome 11, ilColCroc2.1 genome has a segment encoding these proteins:
- the LOC123695535 gene encoding histone H3.3A, translated as MARTKQTARKSTGGKAPRKQLATKAARKSAPSTGGVKKPHRYRPGTVALREIRRYQKSTELLIRKLPFQRLVREIAQDFKTDLRFQSAAIGALQEASEAYLVGLFEDTNLCAIHAKRVTIMPKDIQLARRIRGERA; from the exons ATGGCACGTACCAAGCAGACTGCTCGTAAATCAACCGGAGGAAAGGCTCCGCGTAAACAGTTGGCGACAAAAGCGGCGCGAAAATCAGCGCCCAGCACTGGGGGGGTAAAGAAGCCCCATCGTTATCGTCCTGGTACAGTGGCTCTCCGAGAAATCCGTCGTTACCAGAAATCTACTGAGTTGCTTATTCGTAAGCTGCCGTTCCAGCGACTCGTGAGAGAAATCGCTCAAGACTTCAAGACTGACCTTCGGTTCCAGTCTGCCGCCATCGGTGCATTGCAG GAAGCCAGTGAAGCCTACCTGGTCGGCCTCTTTGAAGATACCAACTTGTGCGCCATTCATGCCAAGCGTGTAACCATTATGCCTAAAGACATCCAGTTGGCCAGACGGATCCGTGGCGAGCGGGCttaa